The proteins below are encoded in one region of Parvicella tangerina:
- a CDS encoding CPBP family intramembrane glutamic endopeptidase, producing MPHHPKTKTSLLSKIRQAYNNHLAVKIITVVLVVLLSVAIMLPLLKLAEVFGVNIRENTGLNFKVQLGNVFFFTLFGACSLFIIWLAQKFIHQQKFSELGFTRNAVPTLLVGFVLGVIVVSSKYAIMMYFADEVDTEPAFGENVNAFSYIGYYLYFFFGFIIWNSLIEEVGTRAYPIQKLKDHMNPHIIFTIMGLIFAMGHFALNDFSMGYFISLFVASYIYSLLYYYSGSIWLTIGMHSGVNWIGFTFFGYNWKLGAIANIEIIGGNPYIMEYAGAFVQLLFLGVVLLLKRKGFFEQGNRLSG from the coding sequence TTGCCCCATCACCCAAAAACCAAAACCTCCTTGCTCTCCAAAATCAGACAAGCCTATAACAACCACCTAGCAGTAAAGATCATCACGGTAGTTCTTGTAGTATTACTATCCGTAGCCATCATGCTGCCCTTACTCAAACTAGCAGAAGTCTTTGGAGTAAACATCCGTGAGAACACGGGACTCAACTTCAAAGTGCAGCTGGGAAACGTATTCTTCTTTACCTTGTTTGGAGCATGTTCGCTATTCATCATCTGGCTGGCGCAGAAGTTCATCCATCAACAAAAATTCAGTGAACTGGGCTTTACCCGAAATGCGGTACCTACTTTATTAGTTGGTTTTGTCCTGGGCGTGATCGTAGTCTCCAGCAAGTACGCTATAATGATGTACTTCGCAGACGAAGTCGATACCGAACCTGCATTTGGGGAGAACGTCAATGCCTTTAGCTACATCGGTTATTACCTCTACTTTTTCTTTGGCTTCATCATCTGGAACTCACTCATCGAAGAAGTTGGCACCCGAGCCTATCCCATTCAAAAGTTGAAGGACCACATGAATCCACACATCATATTTACCATCATGGGATTGATCTTTGCCATGGGACACTTTGCCTTGAATGACTTTAGCATGGGGTATTTTATTAGCCTGTTCGTTGCGTCTTATATCTACTCCCTACTCTATTATTACTCGGGCTCCATCTGGTTGACCATCGGTATGCACAGCGGAGTAAACTGGATCGGTTTCACTTTCTTCGGATACAACTGGAAACTAGGCGCCATCGCCAACATAGAGATCATCGGTGGCAATCCCTACATCATGGAATACGCAGGAGCTTTTGTACAATTGCTCTTTTTGGGTGTGGTGCTTTTGTTGAAACGAAAAGGCTTCTTTGAGCAAGGAAATCGATTATCTGGTTAA
- a CDS encoding histidine kinase dimerization/phosphoacceptor domain -containing protein, whose product MEESIDLLEEVNNISKIHSLSRSDIDNLMIEIARRVLKTLRLERMSVWIFDKHKTELVSIGEYHLPTEQFSKDNHLKKDNYPTYFNAIVENEIVLVENVHTNPLTMELDEDYSMPNNVISLMDIPLRMEGELIGVMCFEKTGDKERMFSRKEQVFALSIAIIFASNMEARYRRALQKKLDEELKEKTILLKEVHHRVKNNLSVVSSLINLQASKAMDSFHRTLFKECKTKINSIANIHEFIYKSKSLSKIDLKLYFGRLINELEEFYSSEGGKVKIEKEITEGYLELEQAIPLALIINEVITNAFKHAFVNENEGKIKVVLSVDEKEAVLRIRDNGIGIQTDLNEQKSLGIEIIESLTKQLEGRQEYVVDDGTAFSLRFPVVMKHEEVIESE is encoded by the coding sequence ATGGAAGAATCAATAGACCTCTTAGAAGAAGTAAATAATATTTCAAAAATTCACAGTTTATCCAGATCAGATATCGATAACCTGATGATTGAAATAGCCAGACGAGTGTTGAAAACGCTGAGGCTAGAGCGAATGAGTGTTTGGATATTTGATAAGCACAAGACAGAGTTGGTATCCATTGGAGAGTATCATTTGCCGACTGAGCAGTTTTCCAAGGATAATCATCTAAAAAAGGATAATTACCCCACCTACTTCAATGCAATTGTGGAGAATGAGATTGTGTTAGTTGAGAACGTTCATACGAATCCACTAACGATGGAGCTTGATGAAGATTATTCCATGCCGAATAATGTGATTTCTTTAATGGATATTCCATTGCGAATGGAAGGGGAATTGATTGGGGTGATGTGCTTTGAAAAAACAGGTGATAAGGAACGCATGTTTTCTAGAAAAGAACAAGTCTTTGCATTGAGTATTGCGATCATCTTTGCTTCAAATATGGAGGCAAGGTATCGAAGAGCGCTGCAAAAGAAACTAGATGAGGAACTTAAAGAGAAAACAATTTTACTAAAGGAGGTTCATCACCGTGTTAAGAATAATTTGTCGGTAGTTTCTAGTTTGATCAATTTGCAAGCCTCTAAGGCCATGGACAGCTTCCACCGCACATTATTCAAAGAATGTAAAACCAAGATTAATTCAATCGCTAATATCCATGAGTTTATCTACAAGTCTAAATCGTTGTCAAAAATAGACTTGAAACTTTATTTTGGACGGTTGATTAATGAATTAGAAGAGTTCTATTCTTCTGAAGGTGGCAAGGTGAAAATCGAAAAGGAGATTACCGAAGGTTATTTAGAGTTAGAGCAAGCCATTCCGTTAGCGTTGATCATTAATGAGGTTATTACCAATGCGTTCAAGCACGCTTTTGTGAATGAAAACGAAGGTAAAATAAAGGTGGTTTTATCGGTTGACGAAAAAGAAGCTGTTCTTAGAATAAGAGACAATGGTATCGGTATCCAGACGGATTTAAACGAGCAGAAATCTTTAGGAATAGAAATTATTGAAAGCCTCACTAAACAATTAGAGGGACGTCAAGAATATGTTGTGGATGACGGTACCGCTTTTTCTTTGCGATTTCCTGTAGTTATGAAACATGAAGAAGTGATAGAAAGTGAGTAG